A genome region from Bufo gargarizans isolate SCDJY-AF-19 chromosome 2, ASM1485885v1, whole genome shotgun sequence includes the following:
- the LOC122925632 gene encoding olfactory receptor 7A5-like, whose product MENQTPIANFEIVAFSNLTGNGPLFFTLFFFIYLIGLLGNIIIVICVITDVHLHKPMYIFLSNLSAVDMIFTSSTIPKLMDVLLTGNNSISFVQCFTQMCFYLFAASTEDMLLSFMAYDRYVAICNPLYYHLIMNRGRYILFLLGIWMLAYVNALLLTLNIYQIGICQSDKIHLFCEIKALDRIACANTRLHLILYFEIIVLGFFPFLLSLSSYINIISVVLSIPSTTGRKKAFSTCTSHLTVLGMFYGAGMCMYLKPPSEQLEEQDFVFSTLYTAVTPMLNPIIYSLRNEEVKVAMKKTIICIVY is encoded by the coding sequence ATGGAGAACCAAACACCCATTGCCAATTTCGAGATAGTGGCTTTTTCTAATTTAACAGGGAACGGTCCTCTATTTTTTACTCTGTTTTTCTTCATCTACTTGATTGGACTACTGGGTAACATCATTATAGTCATATGTGTGATCACAGATGTGCACCTACATAAGCCCATGTACATCTTTCTAAGCAACTTATCAGCTGTGGACATGATTTTCACGTCATCAACTATACCGAAACTGATGGACGTTTTACTCACTGGGAACAACTCAATATCCTTTGTACAATGCTTCACCCAAATGTGTTTTTACCTCTTTGCCGCTTCCACAGAGGACATGCTGCTGTCTTTTATGGCCTATGATCGATATGTAGCCATCTGCAACCCCTTATATTATCACTTGATTATGAATAGGGGGCGTTATATATTATTTCTATTGGGTATTTGGATGTTGGCCTATGTTAACGCCTTGCTACTTACGCTAAACATTTACCAGATAGGTATCTGCCAATCTGATAAAATACACTTATTCTGTGAAATTAAAGCACTTGACAGAATTGCTTGTGCAAATACTAGACTTCATCTCATCCTGTATTTTGAAATCATAGTTCTTGGTTTTTTCCCATTTCTCCTTAGCTTATCATCATACATAAATATAATATCGGTTGTTCTAAGCATTCCTTCCACAACTGGTCGAaagaaagccttctccacctgcaCGTCACACCTTACTGTTTTGGGTATGTTCTACGGGGCTGGCATGTGTATGTACCTAAAGCCTCCTTCAGAACAGCTAGAGGAACAGGACTTTGTGTTCTCAACACTGTATACGGCAGTGACCCCCATGTTGAATCCAATAATATATAGTTTAAGGAATGAAGAGGTAAAGGTGGCCATGAAGAAAACTATTATCTGTATTGTTTATTAA